A DNA window from Drosophila virilis strain 15010-1051.87 chromosome 4, Dvir_AGI_RSII-ME, whole genome shotgun sequence contains the following coding sequences:
- the LOC6627698 gene encoding protein toll, with translation MLVAFLLLNLFVSSLQNNVTVFEEAPALYTTREGCESLLKSNNECECQDKRIKCGMVTLSSSSQLYSISCSIFDVRGFGYLPPLKAGSIGRLSIDNCAIPNAQTIRSLLSKLGVSNYTELEVSNYFETRDERDELLEQHFTNYPGLKKISLIGFKAMLPANFFENVTEITELTLKGRSDLPGTLLHPLTHLTRLSIVVRNMASVASEIFAKQTELLQLSLDCSLKNSSVDMSLLSSKELWHMTKLRGFELHNCGDNVPAELFWKSENLSYIGIRSNISYLGRDFLKSQKQLLMLHLERNNIARLPDELFHHSPMLLEIHLAHNNLDRIQGGLFNKLKNLLVLNLEHNPITTVASNAFTAVASARIYIGDLFKQLNNADWARSTNATLCEEEYINGVCLYCKRDEYLDHFSAKEICNKPNDPGKLIEVLNRKVFEHRLHRLHMS, from the exons ATGTTGGTCGCGTTCTTGTTGCTGAACCTTTTCGTGTCCAGCTTGCAGAACAATGTTACTGTCTTTGAGGAAGCACCTGCCCTATATACCACCAGAGAGGGCTGTGAGTCATTATTGAAGAGTAACAATGAGTGCGAGTGCCAGGATAAGCGCATCAAGTGCGGTATGGTAACTCTTAGCAGCTCATCCCAGCTCTACAGTATCAGTTGCAGCATTTTTGATGTACGCGGCTTTGGTTACTTGCCACCTCTCAAGGCCGGTAGCATTGGTCGGCTAAGCATCGACAACTGCGCTATACCCAACGCTCAAACTATACGCAGCCTGCTTTCGAAGCTGGGAGTTAGTAACTACACTGAACTGGAGGTCTCTAACTACTTTGAGACGCGCGACGAGCGAGATGAGCTGCTGGAACAACATTTTACAAATTACCCCGGGCTCAAAAAAATCTCTTTAATTGGGTTTAAGGCGATGCTTCCCGCAAATTTTTTCGAGAATGTTACAGAGATCACCGAACTGACGCTGAAGGGCAGAAGTGATTTGCCAGGCACATTGCTGCATCCTCTCACACATCTGACGAGGCTATCAATTGTTGTCAGAAATATGGCTAGCGTGGCCAGCGAGATATTTGCCAAACAGACGGAGTTGCTCCAACTCTCGCTCGACTGCTCGCTTAAGAACAGCAGTGTGGATATGTCCTTGCTTAGCTCCAAAGAGTTGTGGCACATGACCAAGCTCCGCGGTTTCGAGTTGCACAACTGCGGCGACAATGTGCCCGCCGAGCTGTTCTGGAAATCGGAGAATCTATCCTACATTGGCATTCGTAGCAACATTAGTTACCTGGGCAGAGATTTCCTCAAATCGCAAAAGCAACTGCTGATGCTACATTTGGAGCGCAACAACATTGCCAGGTTACCGGACGAACTGTTCCACCACTCACCAATGCTGCTTGAAATTCACCTGGCCCACAACAATTTGGATCGCATACAAGG CGGCCTTTTCAATAAGCTTAAGAATCTCTTGGTCTTAAATCTGGAGCACAATCCAATTACAACTGTTGCGTCCAATGCATTCACCGCTGTGGCCTCGGCGCGCATTTATATTGGAGATCTGTTCAAGCAACTAAACAACGCAGATTGGGCGCGTTCCACAAACGCCACGCTATGCGAAGAGGAGTATATCAATGGTGTTTGCCTCTACTGCAAACGTGATGAGTACCTGGATCACTTTTCAGCGAAGGAAATATGCAACAAGCCTAACGATCCGGGAAAGCTAATTGAGGTCCTCAATCGTAAGGTTTTCGAACATCGCCTTCATCGCCTTCACATGTCTTAA